One window of Hymenobacter sp. BRD128 genomic DNA carries:
- the ruvA gene encoding Holliday junction branch migration protein RuvA, which produces MIAYLDGKLAYKDPTQAIIDTGGVGYEVKISLATYSKLPGENDKVKVYTYQHIKEDGQTLYGFLDPNEKALFLHLISVSGIGPGTGINMVSSMGVADIRQAIVNEDVRAIQSIKGVGPKTAQRVILDLRDKLRKDELLAKAGVDTVPLARQHNTQRQEALQALVMLGFARAAAEKNLDQIQQKHGHDLSVEELIKFALKSH; this is translated from the coding sequence ATGATTGCCTACCTCGACGGTAAACTTGCCTATAAAGACCCCACCCAAGCCATTATCGACACCGGCGGCGTGGGCTACGAAGTAAAGATTTCGCTGGCTACCTACTCCAAGCTGCCCGGCGAAAACGACAAGGTGAAGGTGTACACCTACCAGCACATCAAGGAAGACGGCCAGACGCTCTACGGCTTTCTGGACCCCAACGAGAAAGCGTTGTTTCTGCACCTGATAAGCGTATCGGGCATCGGGCCGGGCACGGGCATCAACATGGTGAGCAGCATGGGCGTGGCCGATATTCGCCAAGCCATTGTGAACGAAGATGTGCGCGCTATTCAGAGCATCAAGGGTGTGGGGCCGAAAACTGCCCAACGGGTAATTCTGGACCTGCGCGACAAGCTCCGCAAAGACGAGCTGCTGGCCAAAGCCGGCGTCGATACCGTGCCGCTGGCCCGCCAGCACAATACGCAGCGCCAGGAAGCGTTGCAGGCATTAGTCATGCTGGGCTTTGCCCGGGCGGCTGCTGAGAAAAATCTCGACCAGATTCAGCAAAAGCACGGCCACGACCTGAGTGTGGAAGAACTCATCAAGTTTGCCCTGAAGTCGCATTAA
- the sprA gene encoding cell surface protein SprA: MKSLLSAGSKLATPGALLTAAVVSSVLLAAAWAPAGAAGRRYPVAWSTWVSRLGLPLQGVPGQTAPGDTGRYQPSRRPRVRTVRDRAGSRFSPRGRRSPLILPLPKNVQLKVTPTGDSLKSYDVRETVGSQIDYRDPTLISQAELLKFQERQAINDYYRQKAMGGVAGAPAAPGSPQAQRLIPKIYLGPIADRIFGGSYIDIRPAGSLTLKAGAKFNVNRNPALTLRQQSVGDFIFEQNMNLSLSGQVGTKLKLTFNYDTKAAFDFDNQMKFDYAGQPTDILRKLDLGNVSMPLNNSLITGGSNLFGIKTQLQFGRLGVTAVAATLRGSQDEVRVQNGAQSRTFELKASQYEKDRHYFLSQFFRDRYDQALQGLPTVKSGFEIRRLEVWVTNDNRTTDNLRNVVALQDLAEPRRERIYRPQFYNQASQATAATPPRNPANNLFPTLTQGGASARDNLQAETFLGSLGLVKSLDYERLRARKLQPNEYTFNAQLGYVNLNTALLPDQVLAVSYEYLYNGKPYTVGETQTEYSQAQADQVIFLKMLKATNPGVGTADPAVNPANPNLRTHNTPTWDLMMKNIYPLNTSQINRDNFQLQIIYKDDITGVDLISLKEGARIQNIPLIQVLGLDRVNANNDRNPDGNFDFFPGITIDPDLGKIIFPSVQPFGSYLKAQFDTLNADPTIAALERQRAQKYVYQALYNQTQSDAQQQQTKDKFVLRGRYQGVSTDEISLPGIGVAQGSVKVYAGSTLLTEGVDYQVFYDQAKVKILNPAYLNSANELRVQFEKNALVQVQPRKLLGTRLDYALSKDVLIGATAMHILENQAPGINRVNIGDEPANNTILGADVSLRKDSRVLTKLVDRLPFVSTKETSTVAFTGEVAKLIAGQSKLGNGENGVSYLDDFENARTPYTLGG, translated from the coding sequence TTGAAGTCTCTACTGTCTGCTGGTTCTAAACTCGCTACTCCCGGCGCGCTGTTGACAGCGGCCGTCGTCTCGTCGGTGCTATTAGCAGCGGCGTGGGCGCCGGCCGGCGCGGCGGGCCGCCGCTACCCGGTGGCGTGGTCTACGTGGGTGAGCCGGCTAGGGTTGCCCCTGCAGGGCGTGCCCGGCCAAACTGCCCCCGGCGATACGGGCCGCTACCAGCCCAGCCGCCGGCCGCGGGTGCGCACCGTGCGCGACCGGGCGGGCAGCCGCTTTTCGCCGCGCGGGCGGCGCTCGCCGCTCATTTTGCCGCTGCCCAAGAACGTGCAGTTGAAAGTGACGCCCACCGGCGATAGCCTCAAGAGCTACGACGTGCGCGAAACCGTGGGCTCGCAGATTGACTACCGTGACCCCACGCTTATTTCGCAGGCAGAGCTGCTCAAGTTTCAGGAGCGGCAGGCCATCAACGACTACTACCGCCAGAAGGCGATGGGCGGCGTGGCCGGGGCACCGGCCGCGCCGGGCTCGCCCCAGGCCCAGCGCCTGATTCCCAAAATCTACCTCGGCCCGATTGCTGACCGCATTTTTGGCGGCTCGTACATCGATATTCGGCCGGCGGGCTCGCTCACGCTCAAGGCGGGGGCCAAGTTCAACGTGAACCGCAACCCGGCCCTGACGCTACGCCAGCAGAGCGTGGGTGACTTCATATTTGAGCAAAACATGAACCTGAGCTTGAGCGGCCAGGTCGGCACCAAGCTCAAGCTCACGTTCAACTACGACACCAAGGCCGCATTCGACTTCGACAACCAGATGAAGTTCGACTACGCCGGGCAGCCCACCGACATCCTGCGCAAACTGGACCTGGGCAACGTGAGCATGCCCCTGAACAACTCGCTGATAACGGGCGGCTCCAACCTGTTTGGTATCAAGACCCAACTGCAATTTGGCCGGCTAGGGGTGACGGCGGTGGCGGCTACGCTGCGCGGCTCGCAGGACGAGGTGCGCGTGCAAAACGGCGCCCAGAGCCGCACGTTCGAGCTCAAGGCTAGCCAGTATGAGAAGGACCGGCACTACTTCCTGAGCCAGTTTTTTCGCGACCGCTACGACCAGGCTTTGCAGGGCCTGCCTACGGTGAAGAGCGGCTTCGAAATCCGGCGCCTCGAAGTGTGGGTGACCAATGATAACCGCACCACCGACAACCTGCGCAACGTGGTGGCCCTGCAAGACCTGGCCGAACCGCGCCGCGAGCGCATCTACCGCCCGCAGTTTTACAACCAGGCTAGCCAGGCCACGGCCGCTACGCCGCCCCGCAACCCGGCCAACAACCTCTTCCCTACCCTGACGCAGGGCGGCGCCTCGGCCCGCGACAACTTGCAGGCCGAAACTTTTTTGGGTAGCCTGGGGCTCGTAAAAAGCCTCGACTACGAGCGCCTGCGCGCCCGCAAGCTCCAGCCCAATGAGTACACGTTCAACGCCCAGCTAGGCTACGTGAACCTGAATACCGCCCTGCTGCCCGACCAGGTGCTGGCCGTGAGCTACGAGTATCTCTACAACGGCAAGCCGTACACGGTGGGCGAAACCCAGACCGAGTACAGCCAGGCCCAGGCCGACCAGGTTATCTTCCTGAAGATGCTGAAGGCCACCAACCCCGGCGTGGGCACGGCCGACCCGGCCGTGAACCCGGCCAACCCGAACCTGCGGACCCACAACACGCCAACCTGGGATTTGATGATGAAAAACATCTATCCCCTGAACACCTCGCAGATAAACCGCGACAACTTCCAGCTCCAGATTATTTATAAAGACGACATCACGGGTGTTGATTTGATTTCGCTGAAGGAAGGGGCACGAATTCAGAATATTCCGCTGATTCAGGTGCTGGGGCTAGACCGGGTGAATGCCAACAACGACCGCAACCCCGACGGCAACTTCGACTTTTTCCCCGGCATCACCATTGACCCGGACCTGGGCAAGATTATTTTCCCGAGCGTGCAGCCGTTTGGCTCGTACCTGAAGGCGCAGTTTGACACCCTGAACGCCGACCCGACTATTGCGGCGCTGGAGCGCCAGCGCGCCCAGAAGTACGTATACCAGGCACTCTACAACCAGACGCAGAGCGATGCGCAGCAGCAGCAAACCAAGGACAAGTTTGTGCTGCGCGGGCGCTACCAGGGCGTGAGCACCGACGAGATTAGCTTGCCTGGCATCGGGGTGGCGCAGGGCTCGGTGAAAGTGTACGCGGGCAGCACGCTGCTGACCGAAGGCGTCGATTACCAAGTTTTCTACGACCAGGCGAAGGTCAAGATTCTTAACCCTGCTTACCTCAACTCGGCCAACGAGCTGCGGGTGCAATTTGAGAAAAACGCCTTGGTACAGGTGCAGCCGCGCAAGCTGCTGGGCACCCGCCTCGACTACGCGCTCAGCAAGGATGTGCTGATTGGGGCCACGGCCATGCACATCCTGGAAAACCAGGCGCCGGGCATCAACCGCGTGAACATCGGCGACGAGCCGGCCAACAATACCATTCTGGGCGCCGACGTGAGCCTGCGCAAAGACAGCCGCGTGCTCACCAAGCTCGTGGACCGCCTGCCGTTCGTTTCGACCAAGGAAACCTCGACGGTAGCCTTTACGGGCGAAGTAGCCAAGCTCATTGCCGGGCAGTCGAAGCTGGGCAACGGCGAAAACGGCGTGAGCTACCTCGACGACTTCGAGAATGCCCGCACACCCTACACGCTGGGGGGGTAG